The following proteins are co-located in the Flectobacillus major DSM 103 genome:
- a CDS encoding S10 family peptidase has protein sequence MKKTIYALSLLLSMASISFAQQKPTKETPAQAVVEEKNNNSSRTLNPDSFVTTTNEVTIKGQKVPYKAVAGTIPVWNEDAKIQAALFYTYYERTDVKDKSTRPLVISFNGGPGSASVWMHIAYTGPRILKIDDEGYPVQPYGIKDNPYSILDVADIVFIDPVNTGFSRIIDKDVPKSTFFGINADIKYLAEWVGTFVNRNNRWASPKFLIGESYGTTRVSGLAQALQQNQWMYLNGVILVSPTDLGIKREGPVEISLRLPYFAATAWHHKVLEPNLQNKTLEAMLPEVENFTINELIPAVTQGGFLPEAKKKEIAQKMARYSGLPEKVILQNNLNVSINLFWKELLRDKGYTIGRLDSRYLGIDSREGGEQVDYNAELTSWLHSFTPPINMYLREELKYKTDLKYNMFGPVHPWDRSNDNTGYDLREAMAANPYLKVLVQSGYYDGACDYFNAKYSMWQMDPSGKFKDRLFWEGYKSGHMMYLRREDLEKSNEDLRIFIKKSIPKAGDPAKY, from the coding sequence ATGAAAAAAACAATTTACGCACTAAGTCTATTGTTGAGTATGGCATCTATCAGTTTTGCTCAACAAAAACCTACTAAAGAAACCCCTGCCCAAGCCGTTGTTGAAGAAAAAAACAATAATAGCAGCCGTACACTCAACCCCGATTCGTTTGTTACTACTACCAACGAAGTAACCATTAAAGGCCAAAAAGTACCTTACAAAGCCGTTGCTGGTACTATTCCTGTTTGGAATGAAGATGCCAAAATCCAAGCAGCGTTGTTTTATACTTATTATGAAAGAACCGACGTAAAAGACAAATCGACACGTCCTTTGGTAATTTCTTTTAATGGTGGGCCAGGCTCGGCTTCGGTATGGATGCACATTGCCTACACAGGGCCAAGAATCTTGAAAATCGACGACGAAGGCTATCCCGTGCAGCCGTATGGTATCAAAGACAACCCTTATTCTATTTTGGATGTAGCTGATATTGTGTTTATCGATCCTGTCAATACTGGCTTTTCAAGAATTATCGACAAAGACGTACCTAAATCTACTTTTTTTGGTATCAATGCCGACATCAAATATTTGGCCGAATGGGTCGGTACATTCGTTAATCGTAACAACCGTTGGGCTTCTCCCAAGTTTTTGATTGGCGAAAGCTACGGAACAACTCGTGTATCGGGCTTGGCACAGGCTTTACAACAAAATCAATGGATGTACCTCAACGGTGTTATCTTGGTATCGCCTACCGACTTGGGGATCAAGCGTGAAGGCCCCGTTGAAATTAGCTTACGTTTGCCCTATTTTGCTGCTACAGCATGGCATCACAAGGTTTTAGAACCCAATTTACAAAACAAAACCTTAGAAGCGATGTTGCCAGAGGTTGAAAACTTTACCATCAACGAGTTGATTCCAGCCGTAACTCAGGGTGGTTTTTTACCTGAAGCCAAAAAGAAAGAGATAGCACAAAAAATGGCTCGCTATTCGGGTTTGCCTGAAAAGGTTATTTTACAAAATAATCTCAATGTATCCATTAATCTGTTTTGGAAAGAATTACTCCGTGACAAAGGCTATACTATTGGGCGTTTAGATTCAAGATACTTGGGTATTGACAGCCGTGAGGGTGGCGAGCAAGTAGATTACAATGCCGAACTAACGTCGTGGTTACATTCGTTTACTCCTCCTATCAATATGTATTTACGAGAAGAATTAAAATACAAAACTGACCTCAAATACAATATGTTTGGGCCTGTACACCCTTGGGACAGAAGCAACGATAATACAGGTTATGATTTGCGTGAGGCCATGGCTGCCAATCCATACCTGAAAGTACTGGTTCAGTCGGGGTATTATGATGGTGCTTGCGACTATTTCAACGCCAAATATTCGATGTGGCAAATGGATCCTAGTGGTAAATTCAAAGACCGTCTATTTTGGGAAGGTTATAAATCGGGCCACATGATGTATTTGAGAAGAGAAGACCTAGAAAAATCGAATGAAGACCTTCGTATTTTTATTAAAAAGAGTATTCCCAAGGCAGGAGACCCTGCCAAATACTAG
- a CDS encoding sensor histidine kinase, with the protein MKILYLWCCLLGIFTAYGQDTSNYPNQDTNYTKAQIQDFITKYTQQNDYRGLAFTYLAFAKNQERWNLADESPVESYRKSMDYFRVMGDSLNYYEVTGAMGTYFMERPFFHKYAREYLEKTVNYFKKTKNTKAEIGHLINLANMAIRDNNTPKVYQSLERANFLNQNINDLLMQGRIDAAYADLYRNEKKYALSILMGKKSLQVGQTLKIAWLEAFSHYEIGIAALELGQFDFSLSNLLACLSITEANYSLNQLKRAVYEELSRYYLLKKDYKKAYEYTNMIKVTAELIYNSKVESDIRSFREYQLLEKQKIELDKIALEKKLAESALQTLRSRQQLYILSILLALALIGILAYAYLARRRFNRLQEEEVSKNLHIETLHALINGQELERLRISQELHDGLGTLLSRVKILMDSQSMNVDKIQLMIDEACSEVRNISGNLQPNTLEKFGLVRAIQDLVLKQHSGLPVIIFQYFGESFDIPSEKNLMIYRIIQELLTNALKYAQAQEVLVQIIFQDQNQITLTVEDDGIGFDETKIEAHNSGWSNIRSRVSFMQGAINLHSDSRSGTSVTIHIPFFQ; encoded by the coding sequence ATGAAAATACTCTATTTATGGTGTTGCCTACTCGGTATATTTACAGCGTATGGCCAAGATACCAGCAATTACCCCAATCAAGATACCAATTATACAAAAGCTCAGATTCAAGATTTTATTACGAAATATACCCAACAAAATGATTATAGAGGCTTGGCATTCACCTATTTAGCTTTTGCCAAAAATCAAGAAAGGTGGAACCTCGCCGATGAATCGCCTGTTGAGAGTTATCGTAAAAGTATGGATTATTTTCGAGTAATGGGCGATTCGCTCAATTACTACGAAGTAACTGGAGCAATGGGTACGTACTTTATGGAGCGACCATTTTTTCATAAATATGCCCGTGAATATTTAGAAAAAACCGTTAATTATTTCAAAAAAACAAAAAACACTAAAGCCGAAATAGGGCATTTGATTAACTTGGCCAATATGGCTATTCGTGACAACAATACGCCCAAAGTATATCAGTCGTTGGAAAGAGCCAATTTCCTTAATCAAAACATCAACGATTTGTTGATGCAGGGGCGTATTGATGCTGCTTATGCCGATTTGTACAGAAATGAAAAAAAGTATGCCTTGTCGATACTCATGGGTAAAAAAAGCTTGCAAGTAGGTCAAACGCTCAAAATTGCTTGGCTTGAAGCTTTCTCACATTACGAAATCGGTATTGCGGCATTGGAACTAGGTCAATTTGATTTTTCATTGAGCAATTTATTGGCTTGTCTCAGTATCACTGAAGCCAACTATTCGCTCAACCAGCTAAAACGTGCTGTTTATGAAGAATTAAGCAGATATTACCTGCTAAAAAAAGACTACAAAAAAGCCTACGAATATACCAATATGATAAAAGTGACGGCCGAGCTAATCTATAACTCGAAGGTAGAAAGTGATATTAGGTCGTTTCGGGAATACCAGTTGCTAGAAAAACAAAAAATTGAACTTGATAAAATCGCTTTAGAAAAAAAACTAGCCGAGTCGGCATTACAAACGCTTCGTTCACGACAACAATTGTATATTCTGTCGATTTTGTTGGCTTTGGCTCTTATCGGCATTTTGGCGTATGCCTACTTAGCAAGGCGACGATTCAACCGCCTGCAAGAAGAAGAGGTATCTAAAAATCTTCATATCGAAACCCTCCACGCACTTATCAATGGACAGGAATTAGAGCGTCTACGGATTTCGCAAGAACTCCACGACGGGCTAGGAACACTTTTGTCGAGGGTCAAAATCTTGATGGATAGCCAAAGCATGAATGTCGATAAAATTCAGCTTATGATAGACGAAGCATGTTCGGAAGTGCGTAATATATCGGGCAATTTACAACCCAATACCTTAGAAAAGTTTGGATTGGTGCGTGCTATCCAAGATTTAGTACTCAAACAACACAGTGGTTTACCTGTTATTATTTTTCAGTATTTTGGAGAATCATTTGACATTCCTTCCGAAAAAAATCTGATGATTTATCGCATTATTCAAGAGCTACTGACCAATGCCCTCAAATACGCCCAAGCTCAAGAGGTTTTAGTACAAATTATTTTTCAAGACCAAAATCAAATAACACTTACTGTCGAAGACGATGGTATTGGTTTTGATGAAACCAAAATCGAGGCTCATAACAGTGGTTGGAGCAATATTCGTTCACGAGTAAGTTTTATGCAGGGGGCTATCAATCTGCATAGCGATAGCCGTTCGGGTACGTCGGTAACCATTCATATTCCATTTTTTCAATAA
- a CDS encoding T9SS type A sorting domain-containing protein: MKYKLVVGLLLYCFGGLSQLPQGIFVQNQSPKVMAIPPFEEVSMPVSKEGVTLKIAIKDTLATISKYIYGTNANQYSGTLNQETKLIEYLKKLQPNLIRYPGGLHSDEFFWNVEWDWNLKNPDGKTAGWYKNLPKDLPIKMIKNGKIEPTGGLDYGFWGAGKGSWTFGVDDYYDFLQKTGSEGLITVNYGYARYGTGLNPVQTAAHLAADWVRYDKGRTKFWEIGNENVATWSGSYQIIKSQNQDGQPEILTPELYGRHCRVFIDSMKKAAKEVGAEIYIGIQNDEGALSGAGNSPDWLLDHTYYTNYQENATLEAILNSPFAETRKYAEKALIEAKRWNTSPKPTTMTEWNIFAEGSKQASSYINGMHLVLVLGEMMKNQYAMATRWDIANGWGTKGDDMGMFSGGDDPDGKLAKWNPRPAFYYQYYLQKFMGNHLVNTFQTGNNQIVGYASGLSDGKIGLVVVNKSRTAEIAKIEVPDWQGIKRFYQYSLTGGTDNGNFSLKVLINGIGPSTTQIGGPIEQLDNIKAQSALVFEQMKIALPPLSVQYVLIESGKNIALSTNQDDTQTIEVYPNPFKELIQIRSMNRKITSFEILHISGIHLVSGKVIDNKITLHNGLKQGVYILKLFYEKGVFVQKIIAE, encoded by the coding sequence ATGAAATATAAGCTTGTTGTAGGGTTGTTGCTATATTGTTTTGGCGGTTTATCGCAATTACCCCAAGGTATCTTTGTTCAGAATCAATCCCCTAAAGTGATGGCAATACCTCCTTTCGAGGAGGTATCTATGCCTGTCAGTAAAGAAGGCGTTACCCTGAAAATAGCCATTAAAGATACCCTCGCAACTATATCAAAGTATATTTATGGTACCAACGCCAATCAGTACAGCGGTACACTCAACCAAGAAACCAAACTAATAGAGTATCTCAAAAAGCTCCAGCCCAATTTGATCCGCTATCCAGGGGGGCTTCATAGCGACGAGTTTTTTTGGAATGTAGAATGGGACTGGAACCTGAAAAACCCTGATGGAAAAACCGCAGGTTGGTACAAAAACTTACCTAAAGATTTACCCATCAAAATGATAAAAAACGGTAAGATAGAACCCACAGGAGGTTTGGACTACGGCTTTTGGGGTGCAGGAAAAGGCTCATGGACATTTGGGGTAGACGACTATTATGATTTTTTACAAAAAACAGGTTCAGAAGGACTCATTACCGTCAACTATGGCTATGCCCGTTATGGCACAGGCTTAAATCCAGTACAAACTGCGGCTCATTTGGCTGCTGATTGGGTGAGGTACGATAAAGGTCGTACTAAGTTTTGGGAAATTGGTAACGAAAACGTAGCTACGTGGTCGGGAAGCTACCAGATTATCAAAAGTCAAAATCAGGATGGACAGCCCGAAATACTAACACCTGAGCTGTACGGTCGGCATTGTCGAGTATTTATAGATTCGATGAAAAAAGCAGCCAAAGAAGTAGGGGCCGAAATATATATTGGTATTCAAAATGACGAAGGGGCGTTGTCGGGGGCAGGCAATAGCCCCGATTGGCTACTCGATCATACCTATTATACCAATTACCAAGAAAACGCTACTCTTGAAGCTATTTTAAATTCACCTTTTGCCGAAACTCGTAAATATGCTGAAAAAGCCCTAATAGAAGCCAAACGCTGGAATACAAGCCCCAAGCCAACCACTATGACAGAGTGGAATATTTTTGCTGAAGGCTCAAAACAAGCGTCATCGTATATCAATGGAATGCATTTGGTGTTGGTGTTGGGCGAAATGATGAAAAACCAATATGCAATGGCTACCCGTTGGGACATTGCCAATGGCTGGGGTACTAAAGGCGATGATATGGGTATGTTTAGCGGAGGCGACGACCCCGACGGTAAATTGGCAAAGTGGAATCCTAGGCCTGCTTTTTATTATCAATATTACCTTCAAAAATTTATGGGCAATCATCTGGTCAATACCTTTCAGACTGGCAACAACCAAATTGTGGGTTATGCCTCGGGGTTGTCTGATGGAAAAATTGGACTTGTTGTTGTTAACAAAAGCCGCACAGCCGAAATAGCCAAAATAGAAGTGCCTGATTGGCAAGGAATCAAACGCTTTTATCAGTATTCGCTCACAGGCGGAACCGACAACGGTAACTTTTCACTAAAAGTATTGATTAACGGTATAGGGCCAAGTACCACGCAAATAGGAGGGCCAATAGAACAACTCGACAATATTAAGGCTCAATCGGCCTTGGTTTTTGAACAAATGAAAATAGCCCTTCCTCCACTTTCAGTACAATATGTCTTGATAGAGTCGGGCAAAAATATAGCACTGAGTACAAACCAAGACGATACCCAAACGATAGAAGTATATCCTAATCCTTTCAAAGAACTGATTCAGATAAGGAGTATGAATAGAAAGATAACTTCATTTGAAATACTTCATATATCGGGAATACACCTTGTGAGTGGTAAGGTAATCGACAACAAAATTACTCTTCACAATGGCCTCAAACAAGGAGTATATATCCTAAAACTGTTTTATGAAAAGGGAGTTTTTGTTCAAAAAATCATAGCTGAATAG
- a CDS encoding glycoside hydrolase family 9 protein — protein sequence MNNTLLSLGRIFAGIVWSSASLFAQNASEQIRLNQVGFYPKAVKHAILIGKDHPSFYLIAQNTLDTVFSGKLGGNIKSPFSEKYSQLIDFSGFQQQGTYYLYVPHVGNSYPFSIKPKIHHEVAKAAIKGYYYQRATVDLPTRYAGKWARPAGHPDNKVLVHASAVSENRPEGTVISSPKGWYDAGDYNKYVVNSGITMATLLSSYEDFKAIAGKLQLNIPESNNQLPDLIDEILWNLRWMQTMQDPNDGGVYHKLTNAAFDGMVMPHKATKTRYVVQKNTIATLDFAAVMAQASRVLKPFARELPQLSDSCLIAAQKAWDWAIKNPSVYYRQNDNNQHFKPAITTGGYEDKSNVDEWFWASAELFVTTHQKTYFDAIQWPEVATIPIATWNQVMPLGYYSLIRNEANLPDFAKEKILKLKEQLLNTANLLVDKQSEQLYHTVMGKTAKDFMWGSSSHAANQGILLVQAYWLTKQSRYLEAALGNIDYLLGRNGTGYSFLTGYGTKQVLHPHHRPSIADGIAEPIPGLLSGGPNPGQQDKCVYTSSVPDESFSDHDCSYASNEIAINWNAPLVYLAIALEAHLE from the coding sequence ATGAACAATACCCTTCTGTCATTGGGTAGAATATTTGCTGGCATTGTATGGTCGAGTGCTAGCTTATTCGCTCAAAATGCTTCCGAGCAAATTCGCCTCAATCAAGTAGGTTTTTATCCTAAGGCTGTCAAGCATGCCATTTTGATAGGGAAAGACCACCCCAGTTTTTATCTAATAGCCCAAAATACCCTCGATACAGTATTTTCAGGAAAATTAGGAGGCAATATCAAAAGCCCTTTTTCTGAAAAATATTCACAGCTTATAGACTTTTCAGGATTCCAACAACAAGGAACGTATTACCTATATGTGCCTCATGTAGGCAATTCTTATCCTTTTAGTATCAAGCCCAAGATACACCATGAAGTAGCCAAAGCTGCCATAAAAGGCTATTATTACCAACGAGCTACGGTTGATTTGCCCACTCGATATGCAGGCAAATGGGCAAGACCTGCGGGGCATCCCGACAACAAAGTATTGGTACATGCTTCGGCAGTTTCAGAAAACAGACCAGAAGGAACGGTAATATCGTCGCCCAAAGGCTGGTACGATGCAGGTGATTACAACAAATATGTGGTGAATTCGGGAATAACGATGGCAACGCTTTTGTCGAGTTACGAGGACTTTAAGGCTATAGCTGGCAAACTACAATTGAATATTCCTGAAAGTAACAACCAATTACCCGACTTGATTGATGAAATCCTCTGGAATTTGAGATGGATGCAAACCATGCAAGACCCCAACGATGGTGGAGTATATCATAAACTGACAAATGCCGCATTCGATGGGATGGTTATGCCTCATAAAGCTACCAAAACAAGGTATGTTGTACAAAAAAATACCATTGCTACTCTTGACTTTGCGGCAGTAATGGCACAAGCCTCAAGGGTACTCAAGCCTTTTGCAAGGGAATTACCCCAACTGTCAGACTCATGTTTGATTGCCGCTCAGAAAGCATGGGACTGGGCTATCAAAAATCCATCGGTATATTACAGACAAAACGATAATAACCAGCATTTTAAACCTGCTATCACAACAGGAGGGTACGAAGACAAAAGTAATGTTGATGAGTGGTTCTGGGCATCGGCCGAGCTGTTTGTGACTACACATCAAAAAACTTATTTCGATGCTATTCAATGGCCAGAAGTAGCTACGATTCCTATTGCTACATGGAATCAGGTAATGCCATTGGGGTATTATTCCTTAATTAGGAACGAAGCTAACCTGCCTGATTTTGCTAAAGAAAAAATACTCAAGCTAAAAGAACAGCTATTGAATACAGCCAATCTGTTGGTCGATAAGCAAAGCGAGCAGTTGTATCATACCGTGATGGGCAAAACTGCCAAAGATTTTATGTGGGGAAGTTCGTCGCATGCAGCCAATCAGGGTATATTGTTGGTACAAGCCTACTGGTTAACCAAGCAATCTCGTTATTTGGAAGCTGCGTTGGGCAATATCGACTACCTCTTAGGACGAAATGGCACAGGTTATTCATTTCTGACAGGTTATGGTACAAAACAAGTTTTGCATCCACATCACCGTCCTTCTATAGCCGATGGTATTGCCGAGCCTATTCCTGGCTTATTGTCGGGAGGGCCAAATCCCGGACAACAAGACAAATGTGTTTATACATCTTCTGTTCCCGACGAATCCTTTTCCGACCATGATTGTTCGTATGCTTCTAACGAAATAGCCATCAACTGGAATGCCCCATTGGTATATTTGGCCATAGCATTAGAAGCCCACCTAGAATAA
- a CDS encoding Dabb family protein: MKNSSRRQFVKNVALATAGTAAVTQTAEAAPKKELFIHHVYFWLKNPGNEADTAKLIEGLNALAKVPTIRMAHIGKPAATNRSVIEKGYAVSWMLFFDNIEEEEIYQKHPIHLKFVEDYSHLWEKVIVYDSVGPKR; the protein is encoded by the coding sequence ATGAAAAATTCTTCTCGAAGACAATTTGTAAAAAATGTGGCTTTAGCTACAGCAGGAACTGCGGCCGTAACTCAAACAGCAGAGGCTGCTCCTAAAAAAGAGTTGTTTATTCACCATGTGTATTTTTGGTTGAAAAACCCTGGTAATGAAGCCGATACCGCCAAACTTATAGAAGGGCTGAATGCCTTGGCAAAAGTACCAACTATTAGAATGGCCCATATTGGTAAACCTGCCGCTACCAACCGTAGTGTGATTGAAAAGGGATACGCGGTATCATGGATGCTGTTTTTTGATAATATCGAAGAGGAAGAAATTTATCAAAAACATCCTATCCACTTAAAATTCGTTGAAGACTATTCTCATCTCTGGGAAAAAGTTATCGTTTACGATTCAGTTGGTCCAAAACGCTAG
- a CDS encoding GH92 family glycosyl hydrolase, producing MSNFLRKNQLLTLFIFAIFAVPLKAQYVSKVTDPVEWINPLMGTASKPSLSTGNTYPAIALPWGMNFWMPQTGKMGDGWAYTYDADKIRGFKQTHQPSPWINDYGQFAIMPITGKIRFQEDERASWFSHKAEVSKPYYYSVYLADHDVTTEIAPTERAASMRFTFPKSDSSYVVIDALDKGSFIKIIPEKNTIIGYTTKNSGGVPDNFKNYFIIQFDKSFSFKAVWKPKELLSNTLTLSDNHVGAVIGFKTKSGEKVHARIASSFISAEQAERNLQEIGNDSFDTVKQKAKDIWNKALSRMLVEGGSVDQTRTFYSCLYRTMLFPRKFHEIDAQGKVVHYSPYNGKILPGYMFTDNGFWDTFRAVFPFFNLMHPTLNSQIMEGLANAYKESGFLPEWASPGHRDCMIGSNSASLIADAYLKGVRGFDINTLYEALLKNSETEGPLSSVGRKGVQYYNKLGYVPYDVKINENAARTLEYAYDDFCLYQLAKALKRRQSEIDRFAQRCQNYRNVFDPSHKLMRGKNADGTFQSPFNPFKWGDAFTEGNSWHYTWSVFHDINGLSNLMGGKKEFVKMLDSVFVVPPVFDDSYYGFVIHEIREMQIMNMGNYAHGNQPIQHMPYLYNYAGEPWKSQYWVREVMNRMYQPTPDGYCGDEDNGQTSAWYVFSAMGFYPVCPGTDQYVMGAPLFKKITLQLENGKMVVINAPQNSEDNRYIKAVKLNGQPYSKNWLSHSALQKGAVIDFDMNKAPNKTRGTQETDFPESFK from the coding sequence ATGTCCAATTTTCTTAGAAAAAACCAACTTTTAACCCTTTTTATTTTTGCTATTTTTGCTGTACCGCTCAAAGCCCAGTATGTTAGCAAAGTAACCGACCCCGTAGAATGGATTAACCCGCTGATGGGTACTGCATCAAAGCCAAGCCTTTCCACTGGAAATACCTACCCTGCAATTGCCTTGCCTTGGGGTATGAACTTTTGGATGCCACAAACTGGCAAAATGGGCGATGGATGGGCCTATACTTATGATGCCGACAAAATCAGGGGCTTTAAGCAAACGCATCAGCCTAGCCCGTGGATAAACGACTACGGCCAGTTTGCAATTATGCCTATTACAGGTAAAATTCGTTTTCAAGAAGACGAACGTGCTAGCTGGTTTTCGCACAAAGCAGAAGTATCAAAACCCTACTACTACAGCGTGTATTTGGCCGACCACGATGTTACTACCGAAATAGCCCCTACCGAGCGTGCGGCTTCGATGCGATTTACGTTTCCCAAATCTGATAGCTCGTATGTGGTTATCGATGCCCTCGACAAGGGTTCTTTTATCAAGATTATTCCTGAAAAAAATACTATTATTGGCTATACTACCAAAAATAGTGGAGGCGTACCCGATAATTTCAAAAACTATTTTATTATCCAATTTGACAAATCTTTTAGTTTTAAAGCCGTTTGGAAACCCAAAGAACTGTTGTCCAATACACTTACACTCAGCGACAACCACGTTGGGGCGGTTATTGGTTTTAAAACTAAATCTGGCGAAAAAGTACATGCTCGTATAGCTTCGTCGTTTATTAGTGCCGAACAAGCTGAACGTAATTTGCAGGAAATTGGCAACGACTCGTTCGATACCGTTAAGCAAAAAGCCAAAGATATTTGGAATAAAGCCCTTAGCCGTATGCTGGTAGAAGGCGGTAGCGTAGACCAAACCCGTACATTTTATTCGTGTTTGTACCGTACAATGCTTTTTCCTAGAAAATTCCATGAAATAGATGCCCAAGGAAAAGTAGTTCACTATAGCCCTTATAATGGAAAAATTTTGCCAGGCTATATGTTTACCGACAATGGTTTTTGGGATACTTTCCGGGCAGTATTTCCTTTCTTCAACCTGATGCACCCTACCCTAAATTCACAAATTATGGAAGGCTTGGCCAATGCTTACAAAGAAAGTGGCTTTTTGCCTGAATGGGCAAGCCCCGGCCACCGTGATTGTATGATTGGTTCAAACTCGGCATCGCTTATTGCCGATGCTTATTTGAAAGGTGTTAGAGGCTTCGATATTAATACTTTGTACGAAGCCTTATTGAAAAACTCAGAAACAGAAGGCCCTCTTAGCTCGGTTGGCCGCAAGGGTGTACAGTATTATAATAAATTGGGCTATGTGCCATACGACGTAAAAATCAACGAAAATGCTGCTCGTACACTCGAATACGCCTACGATGATTTTTGTTTGTACCAGCTTGCCAAAGCCCTAAAACGCCGACAAAGCGAAATAGACCGTTTTGCCCAAAGATGCCAAAACTACAGAAATGTATTTGACCCAAGTCATAAATTAATGCGTGGTAAAAATGCCGACGGTACTTTCCAATCGCCATTTAATCCTTTCAAATGGGGCGATGCCTTTACAGAAGGAAACTCTTGGCACTACACTTGGAGCGTTTTTCATGATATTAATGGGTTGTCTAACTTGATGGGAGGCAAAAAAGAATTTGTCAAAATGTTGGATTCAGTATTTGTTGTACCTCCTGTTTTTGACGACTCTTATTATGGGTTTGTTATTCACGAAATCCGTGAAATGCAAATTATGAATATGGGTAACTACGCTCATGGTAATCAGCCTATTCAACACATGCCTTATTTGTATAACTACGCTGGCGAGCCATGGAAAAGCCAATACTGGGTGCGTGAGGTAATGAACAGAATGTACCAGCCAACTCCCGACGGCTATTGTGGCGACGAAGACAACGGTCAGACTTCGGCTTGGTATGTATTTTCGGCAATGGGCTTCTACCCTGTTTGTCCAGGTACAGACCAGTACGTTATGGGTGCTCCTTTATTTAAAAAGATAACCCTACAGTTGGAAAATGGCAAAATGGTGGTAATCAATGCTCCACAAAACTCGGAAGACAATCGTTATATCAAAGCCGTAAAACTGAATGGTCAGCCTTATTCTAAAAACTGGCTTAGCCACTCGGCTCTTCAAAAGGGAGCAGTGATTGACTTTGATATGAACAAAGCACCTAACAAAACCAGAGGAACACAAGAAACAGACTTTCCTGAATCTTTCAAATAA